ACAATACACTTTACCATATATactttgcattaatatttcttacaTGATAGAATTACAAGATTTGATACAATTCACATAAAGAATATTTAACATTGAAACCATTTGTAGTGTAAAAACATCAAAACACTAAAACAAAAATGAGACTTTCTTCAAGGGATTAGAGCATGAGGGGACGGATCCCGTCAATACAGAAGACAGGAGGGCCTTTACTTGCATGTTGTTGTGAACACACAGTATGGAAGTACGTCTGGCAGGGGAAGGCGTATGTGTGAACTGAAgcatgtgtgttctgtgtatgtgtgtgtgtatgtggtgtgtgtgagtacgagTTCCTATTTGACAACAGCCCTGCACCTCTCACTTTCAGCAGCACCGGGGCAGTGGCATGCTTCCTGCTGATATGCCTCCATGAGGTGGCAACTTCTCAGGTCCAGGAGTTTCCATAACCTGCTGGCGTCTAGgcatccctcccccctccccctccccctcccccttcagtCCGACAGAGCGCCCCGTCCTCCCCTCACAGGGGCCAGGGCAGGTCACTGAAGTCCACCGGGCCTCCCAGGCCAGCGTCGGCCTCCAGCAGGCTCATGATCACCGCCATGGCTGCCTCGTCATTGCTGGGGCTGCTGGACCCAGGCTCGTCCATGATGTCAATACTCAGGTGGGAGTTGTCACCTACAAGTAGGAacggaaaaagaataaataaaggatCATCATgttagcacacacgcacacacgcacgcacgcacgcacacacacgcacgcgcgcacacacacacacacacaaagccgtAACTTACTCATGATTGAGTTGTTAGAGTATGGGTATCCTATCGAGTCCGGTCCTGACACCATTCCTCCAGAGGGAAGATCTGGAGTTCCTCCGTTCTGAATCTGCACACGATACAGAAATCATAACCATGAGAAGGTGAGAAGGCAACATCCTCCAAATGACAAATCATTCCCACCACCCACTCAGATTACAGTGAGTTTGGTTATACATACGACACAGCAAAGCCTTTCATAAGACATGAGTCCATCACGACTTGTATCATGCAGACATGGTGATATCCTGAtcagtgaagtgaagtgtgtcgagtgtgtgtgtacgtgtgtgtgtgtgtgtgtgtgtgtgtgtgtgtgtgtgtgtgtgtggaagtgaagcgtgctgacgtgtgtgtgtgtgtgtgtgtgtggaagtgaagcgtgctgacgtgtgtgtgtgtgtgtggaagtgaagcgtgctgacgtgtgtgtgtgtgtgtgtgtgtggaagtgaagcgtgctgacgtgtgtgtgtgtgtgtggaagtgaagcgtgctgacgtgtgtgtgtgtgtgtgtgtgtggaagtgaagcgtgctgacgtgtgtgtgtgtgtgtgtgtgtggaagtgaagcgtgctgacgtgtgtgtgtgtgtgtggaagtgaagcgtgctgacgtgtgtgtgtgtgtgtgtgtgtggaagtgaagcgtgctgacgtgtgtgtgtgtgtgtggaagtgaagcgtgctgacgtgtgtgtgtgtgtgtgtgtgtggaagtgaagcgtgctgacgtgtgtgtgtgtgtgtggaagtgaagcgtgctgacgtgtgtgtgtgtgtgtggaagtgaagtgtgctgacgtgtgtgtgtgtgtgtggaagtgaagcgtgctgacgtgtgtgtgtgtgtgtgtgtgtggaagtgaagcgtgctgacgtgtgtgtgtgtgtgtggaagtgaagcgtgctgacgtgtgtgtgtgtgtgtgtgtgtggaagtgaagcgtgctgacgtgtgtgtgtgtgtgtggaagtgaagcgtgctgacgtgtgtgtgtgtgtgtgtgtgtggaagtgaagcgtgctgacgtgtgtgtgtgtgtgtggaagtgaagcgtgctgacgtgtgtgtgtgtgtgtggaagtgaagtgtgctgacgtgtgtgtgtgtgtgtggaagtgaagcgtgctgacgtgtgtgtgtgtgtgtgtgtggaagtgaagtgtgctgacgtgtgtgtgtgtgtgtgtgtggtgctggagcTACGGAGCACACTTCCGCTCGGCTCCCCTGGGCACTGACCTTCTTCCCCCCGGGCGAGCAGGTGTCAGGCGGGGGCGTGCTGGTGATGTTCAGAGGGCTGGAGCCACAGCTGGAGGGAGACGAGCCGCGAATTCTACCACACAAAAGGAGGACATGGACCAGGGTCAGATAAGGGGACTACACTTTCTTATTGCACTTCACTGAAATGAGATAGAAGACtgtagtggacacacacacacacacacacacacacacacacacacacacacacacacacacactttccctcacCTCTGGATCTCCATGACTTCTTCAGCGATCATGCGGCCGATCTTGCCAGCTCCAGCACGCGTGCCCCCAGGAATGCCAGGCACCGTCTGAAGAGCACGCCTCCCtcctcctgtggacacacacacacacacacacacacacacatcaccatctcgtcatcatcaacacttcACAATCCCCTCCTCTTCTGCCCCGCCCACATCTCTGTGCATCAAGAGCATTCACTTTGGAGTTTGGCAAAACATCAGTGTGGCTATAAACGATTAAAAGATTCAggtctgaagaagaccacacagtCAAAACGTCAtttctgtgctaaagaaaagaaaataaaaccaaaaagaaggatttcaagtgtgcaaacatTTTTTacgatttactcttgttctgcaccttgacctgggatgtgcacacacttTTTTACTATAACTGAACACCAAAAGACAACTGAAGGAAAGCATACAGAGAAGAGGAGCGCTATGATGAAGCTCACCCTCTGATGTTAGCTCTGATGTCATGCTCTGAGGCGATGACGCTGGCTGAGGGTAATTGGGATCGGCTCCATCAAGCACACTCCCTCTGTGGAGAGAGGACTTGTTTAAAATTCACAAACACGAAACCCATTTATTGGTTGACAGTTACTATTTATTTCACTATTCAAATTTCTCACAAACCCAAAATATTTAACCACAAGAAGCACAAATTCAGACTTAATTTGGAAGAGGTCATGTACACTGATCCCTATATGAATGTGCCATAAAGAGCAGAATGTGGTTGGACTTACGAGACCACGGTGTTTGTGGAGACGATGTATTCCACCTCTTTAGTCCAGGGGTTCATGAAGCTGAACCAGCGGCTTCTCAGGGTGATGAAGGAGCCGTCCTTGATCTTGAACTTGTAACAGTTTGTGTTGATCTTCTCCCGCATCTGCAGCACTGGAAGTGCACAAGACAGCACGTCAGACTTCAACAAGAACCACTTAGAGCTTCTCAATTAGAAACCATCTTACAGTTGGAGTCATATCTTTGTCAAATTATGCTACTGATGAAATGATACCTTGTCTGTGACATTCGGCCAGGTGTCCAATGTCATCCTGGTGGAAATACTCATAGAAGGAAGTACCTAGAAGCTCTTGGGGTAAATATGCAAGTATAGCTGTGGCCCTAAACAAAGAGAAAAACTTTGATTAACAACTAATTGTACAATAGCATTACTGTCAACTCAAATGCATTAACTGAtatcaaaacacattttaaaaattaCTTTGGGATTTCTTAagtggaaatagagagagacggTGAGCTGTTATTGTCTGTGGACTATTTAGTCACATGGACTATTCAGAGCAGCAACTGACATTTAGCACTGTGTCATGTCAtgatgctctgtgtgtttacatctgCTGTAGAACTCCGTGAAGTATTTGAAGTGCAGTCCAGTGCGCTTGTTTATACTATTTACGGCTCACTGATGTCAAGCTCAAATCTAAAGTGTTCCATCTCTGACCACTTCACATCATCTCACACTCACCTCTGGTCAACGAACACAAACTTGCCATCTATGGCATGGCGGGAGACGTATTCGGTGGGTTTAACGCGAATGTCTCCGTTCGTCGGTTGGGGCACAATGTGAGGGTGGAGCCGGCCAATGGCCACCAAGCAGCTCAGGTTGCAGCCTTCATTATCAGGCTCGTTGTCGTCATCCAGGCCCATCTTGGTGGGCGGCCAGCTTTTCAGATATCCTGTGCTGTGGATGGTGCAGAAGCTCTTGCGGTCAGCTAAAGGGCCAAAGGGAAAGTGACGTCATTAGCTTGTTTGGCAAAAATAGGAAAGACACTTTCAAGAATATAGATAGAGTTTATGGTTATGcgcaaactgcatttcattgtctaTGTACTTGTACTCAgcgacaataaagttgaatctaatctagtcTATCTAATCGTCACTATTTTTTGCCTTGCAAAATGCAATATTAATGAAGTCTACAGCTTCCATGAGGCCTCTGTTACTTGTCTGCTGTTCTGCATGACCAACAATGCCCCATTCAGCGAAGAGTAATTACTGTGCAATGTTCTCATTTACATAAAGCCACAATGGGATACACTACAGCAGCTCATTCAGACTGCACACAGCCCTTGGGCCTTCACTCAACCACTCTTTCTACAAACCTTTCTTTTTTGAACAGGTGGAGGAGAAGTCCTTGTCCTCCATTTTGACAGAGGGTCTGTTGCACTTCATCCGGCAGAAGAAGGAGCGTCTGGCTCCCGAGCACAGTCTGGACGGGCCAGGAGTTATGTCTGTCTTCACAGGAAggccagctgagagagagaaagagagaaagagagagagagagaatccattAGAGTCAGGGTAACCACTGCTTCCCATACTGCTATACATGTACAAAATGCGTGGCTAAGAACAAGTGAAATTTCAATTTGACTAAGAATCTCATTCAGTTTTGTGGAGATGACATTGTAATACTTTTCCATGGTTGTATCTGCTTAAAATAATTTACTGACAAAACAGACTTTCTAACAACTCCAACATGTTCTA
This sequence is a window from Sardina pilchardus chromosome 10, fSarPil1.1, whole genome shotgun sequence. Protein-coding genes within it:
- the bmal1a gene encoding basic helix-loop-helix ARNT like 1a isoform X2, translating into MNLCDLMADQRMDISSTMNEFMSPSSTDLISSSISTPGMDYNRKRKGSTTDYQIDGFSFDDCADQQGRIKNAREAHSQIEKRRRDKMNSFIDELASLVPTCNAMSRKLDKLTVLRMAVQHMKTLRGATNPYTEANYKPAFLSDDELKHLILRAADGFLFVVGCDRGKILFVSESVYKILNYSQNDLIGQSLFDYLHPKDIAKVKEQLSSSDTAPRERLIDAKTGLPVKTDITPGPSRLCSGARRSFFCRMKCNRPSVKMEDKDFSSTCSKKKADRKSFCTIHSTGYLKSWPPTKMGLDDDNEPDNEGCNLSCLVAIGRLHPHIVPQPTNGDIRVKPTEYVSRHAIDGKFVFVDQRATAILAYLPQELLGTSFYEYFHQDDIGHLAECHRQVLQMREKINTNCYKFKIKDGSFITLRSRWFSFMNPWTKEVEYIVSTNTVVSGSVLDGADPNYPQPASSPQSMTSELTSEGGGRRALQTVPGIPGGTRAGAGKIGRMIAEEVMEIQRIRGSSPSSCGSSPLNITSTPPPDTCSPGGKKIQNGGTPDLPSGGMVSGPDSIGYPYSNNSIMSDNSHLSIDIMDEPGSSSPSNDEAAMAVIMSLLEADAGLGGPVDFSDLPWPL
- the bmal1a gene encoding basic helix-loop-helix ARNT like 1a isoform X1; translation: MNLCDLMADQRMDISSTMNEFMSPSSTDLISSSISTPGMDYNRKRKGSTTDYQIDGFSFEDSMDTDKDNQLGSDCADQQGRIKNAREAHSQIEKRRRDKMNSFIDELASLVPTCNAMSRKLDKLTVLRMAVQHMKTLRGATNPYTEANYKPAFLSDDELKHLILRAADGFLFVVGCDRGKILFVSESVYKILNYSQNDLIGQSLFDYLHPKDIAKVKEQLSSSDTAPRERLIDAKTGLPVKTDITPGPSRLCSGARRSFFCRMKCNRPSVKMEDKDFSSTCSKKKADRKSFCTIHSTGYLKSWPPTKMGLDDDNEPDNEGCNLSCLVAIGRLHPHIVPQPTNGDIRVKPTEYVSRHAIDGKFVFVDQRATAILAYLPQELLGTSFYEYFHQDDIGHLAECHRQVLQMREKINTNCYKFKIKDGSFITLRSRWFSFMNPWTKEVEYIVSTNTVVSGSVLDGADPNYPQPASSPQSMTSELTSEGGGRRALQTVPGIPGGTRAGAGKIGRMIAEEVMEIQRIRGSSPSSCGSSPLNITSTPPPDTCSPGGKKIQNGGTPDLPSGGMVSGPDSIGYPYSNNSIMSDNSHLSIDIMDEPGSSSPSNDEAAMAVIMSLLEADAGLGGPVDFSDLPWPL